DNA from Candidatus Deferrimicrobium sp.:
TTTGATCTTGTTGTTGATCCCTTCCAGCAAGCTGGTGTGAAGGGGCCAAACGCAGTGGTAGAGTATGCCTCGAAGATACGGTTTTAACTTCCGGGCGAACTTCATCAGCGCGTCGATACCGCTTTGCATGGCCTGCGCGTACCACTGTTTCCAGAAGCGGTACCCCTGCCAGGGCGACCTATGGCCCCACAACTGTTTCAGTTCCTCTTTCAGGACGTAGACGATGAGAAGGTTCCGGTT
Protein-coding regions in this window:
- a CDS encoding transposase; amino-acid sequence: NRNLLIVYVLKEELKQLWGHRSPWQGYRFWKQWYAQAMQSGIDALMKFARKLKPYLRGILYHCVWPLHTSLLEGINNKIKVIKRIAYGFRDDAYFFLKIRAAFPGISG